Within the Aspergillus luchuensis IFO 4308 DNA, chromosome 5, nearly complete sequence genome, the region TGTAATTGGCACGGGCTTATCGAAACCGTTCGGATAGCGGGAACACCACGGAATTAATCTGGCTGGTGGATGTCACAATCAATGCTTGTGCTGAGTTCCCCTCCCTGCTAATTTTCACTCGGTACCTGGTCATTGCACTACTTTTACCCCCTCATCTGTCCTCTCGCAACATTCTTCTTACGCCCTCCAAAATTATCTATTCAttcactttctttctaaCACACCTCCAATATCCCAACTCAACCCAATGGCTTCCTCCGCAGAACCTCAGACAGCTCCCTTCGGCACATGGGACAGTCCCATCACAGCCGCAACCCTGACGTCAAAAGGAATCAGTTTCGCCGGCATCGCCGCCACGGTTcgtctcctttccctctctaTTTTACTGCATCTGAATTAAATTGACCTCTCTCGTCAGGCGGATGGTATCATCTACGTGAACGAAGGCCGCCCTGCTGAAGAAGGCCGCAATTGTATCGTCGAATGGCGCAACAACCAGCCCCGTGACGCTCTACCAGCTGCGTACAGTGCTCGCACCGCCGTGCACGGCTACGGCGGCGCGGCCTTCAACACCACGTCAGATGGGAAGGTCATTTTCGCAGACTGGAAGACTCACGGGGTGTATATTTTGGATCCTGCAACCTGCGATGTAGCGGCCGCCGTGGAGCCGGATGAAAAGATCTGGTACGCTGCGTTCAATTCGCACCCCAAGAGACCAGAATTGGTTTTTGCCATTAGAGAGGATCATCACGGCAAGGAGGTTGTCAACGAGCTTGTTGTGATTGATACCGAGAATAAGAAGGTGGAGGTTGCGGCGACGGGAGCGGACTTCTACTCGCATCCCACATTCAGTCCTACTGGTGATAGAGTGTCCTGGATCCAGTGGGACCATCCCGAGATGCCGTGGACGGGGACCGAGTTGTATTCTGCGCcttggaaggatgagaaggttggAACGCCTGTGAAATTGGCGGGAAATGGCGACGAAGAAAGTATTTTGCAGCCGAGATGGGGACCGGATGGAACTTTGTTCTTTGTGTCGGATCGCACTGGATACTGGCAGTTTTACCGCTGGAGCCCGGATGGAAGTGATGCGCCCCGCGCTATCGTTATTGAAGGCCTGGAGAAGGGCGAGTTTGCTCATCCAGAATGGCTCCTGGGATCGTATGACTCTCTTACCCTTTTGCTCACATAGTACACAACTAACACGGTACAGTTGCACGTATGTTCTTCCAAACGCCAACACAATTGTCGCGGCCTGGACACAAAACGCAACAGAGCgtctcgtcatcatcgatcTCGAGAAGAACACCTACACCTTCCCGGCCCATATCGCATCACTCACGGGCATCCAACACAGCGCTGTGGCTCTGACATCTCCCACCAGTATTGCCGTCATTGCCAGCACTCCAACTGCCCCCAGCACTGTCTACCACATCTCTCTCACCTCCAGCGATGCCTCCGTACCAACAGTCCTCCGCTCCTCCACGTCTGTCACCATCTCCGACATTTACTTCTCTCGCGCCCAACACATCTCATTCCCGCGCACCATCTCCACTCACCCTAACACCCTCTCACATGgctttttccttcctcccacgAACCCCAAGTACGACAGTGCCCCAGGCGAGCTTCCTccactcatcatcaccatccacgGCGGACCCACCATCCACACCGACCCCGGACTTAGCATGATGTGGCAGTACTACACCACACGCGGATATGCCGTTGCCCTCCTCAACTACGCCGGCTCCTCCGGCTACGGACGCGCCTACCGCAAGCTCCTAAACGGAAGTTGGGGTGTGCTCGACGTGCACGACGCCGCAGACTGCGCTCGGTACCTGATCTCCGAAGGCAAGGTGCACCCGTCCCGCATTGGCATCACTGGCGTGAGTTCCGGTGGATACGCCACCCTCCAGGGAATCTGCATGTTTCCAACTCTGTTTACCGCTGCGGTCAGCGTCTCTGGAATTAGTGACGTCGAAGCCCTCGTGGCCGAAACACACAAGTTTGAGAGCCACTATGCCTTCCGGCTGTTGTTCGATGATAAAGTGCCTGagacggaagaagagaagcgaaAGGTGTACCGCGAGCGGAGTCCCAGGTTCCATGCGGATATAATCAAGGCcaagctgttgctgttgcaggGAACGGCGGATGAGATTGTGCCGTTGAACCAGGCGCAGGCAATGGCTGATGATGTCCAGCGTAGCGGTGGGGTGGCCAAGTTGGTTATCTTCGAGGGCGAGGGACATGGGTACCCGCGCAAGGCGGAGAATGGCTTGCAGGctaagaaggtggaggagagctgGTGGAAGGAGAATCTGGCTGAGGTCAAGGGGGAGTGAGTGAGGTGCTGGGAAAGTGTATGGTTCATCACAGGTAGTGTCAAGCACAGGTGGATGTCTAGTAGAAGAGATCTAATCTAGGCGCATCTAGTTCTAGAAATAATCGAAAGTACCATCATCTAGTCCATCAGTAGAAACGAAGACCCGTAACCCGAAACTGACAACTACATAGTGCAGTGAAGTAAACTCAACCAATGGTTATTGAAATATCCCAGAAGATCGATCAGTACCTACTAATAGTAACTCCCCCACCAATCCCATAGAACAAAGCAAGAATTTCTTAACAATTATTCATAGTATACTACAGAATAGTTCACACCCCACAAACTGATACCTTAGAGAAAGCAGCTATTACCCAAACGCCGTtcccaaaagaaaaaccagACAGAACCCATTGATTTTAATCAAATTTGTGCAACATCGAttctctcacacacactGCATTAGtaaagaaagacaaagcgTAGGCGAGGGAGAAGACACGATaaccctccccccaccccctgggagtagaaagaaaaaaaataccAAAAATGCTCACACTCGGATTCGAACCGAGGATCTCATGATTACTAGTCATGCGCTTTACCAACTAAGCCATGCGAGCAATTGATGGTGCTGAGGCAGGATATCATGCTAGAAGAAGCTACGCTACGGTGAATCGGCGAAAACCTGGGATCGCTGGAGATGTTAAACATGTGCTACATTAACCATAACCGGCAATGCCAAATCAACACTGCCCATGGCAAACACTACAGACAACAAAGCATGCGTTCAATAGAAGTTACTTATCTACAGATCAGGTAAACAGTGATCAAGTCAGCGGGATAGCCGATCTGCAGACACTCGGgctatgtatgcatgcatgcatgcactgCAGCCAAGAGACCGAGACGGATTTAATTTAGAACGGCAATGGTGTGGTTCTCGGAGACGGCCCGGATTGCATCAGTACTTAATATGGATCTCGGGATACAACGTAGTAGGGGGTATTACTAGACTTGAGGTCGCCGATATGTTTAGTCGGTGTACACTGCACAGGGGGTCCATCGATCACGATCACCGGATTAGGATCTGTGGATATTGAATGCGTAGggagcggtggtggtggctgtgATGGTTTAGTCTGAGGGCTATCTGCGAAGAAAGGGGTGACTGGCATGTTATTTCCGTACTTTGGGATTGAGTTTCTATGGTGCAAGTGATAGGCATAGCTTGATTAGATTCTGGAGGGATGGAATGTGTCTTCAGCTTTAGGGTGGGAAGGTTCTATAGGAACAATCAGTGTACATCAATGTAAGATCCAAATATCTCTCGAATTGCATTCAGTAGGATCATCTCCATAGTGTGGTATGCAACTTTAATTTCGACCCCTATATCCACTAAAGAAAGTGTAGATACTAGACTAagcaccatctccatcccatcactTCTCCCCAgaatgaaataaatatagcaAAGGGAAAATTCTCCGAACACAATTaacaaatcaatcaaccccAAATAATATCCAATTCCAAATAAATCCTCACCACAAAATCGATGTACACCCACTCATTGCCTCATCCCATCGATCTACTCAACCACTGATTTGGTGAACCATGGTTCTGTGATGATAGTCAGCGACCGGGTCGGGGACCAAGCCAGCTAAAATCTGCACTAACCAACGAATCCCCGgcatttccatccttccattccccttcGATCGTCTTGTTTCCCCTGCACATCCTCTCCCCGACCGTCCGAAGGAACCGCTGGTCCACGAGGGTGATGTCTGCAGCTAGGattagaatttaatataccATCCCTGCATTAATGATGACCTGATGTAGACAATGaatgtatatatttatatagccATGTGCTGCAATCCGCAACACCAAAGCTTTGTAAAAATTCTCAATGAGAGGATAAGAAAGTAAATGGTTGAGACTCACTCACTCGGGGACTCCCGCCCAAATCGGCCCTTCAAgtttctggttctggtttcGGGGACCAGTTCTGTCACCGTATGTGATTGGAATGTGTGGTCCCCGAACtgccactcactcactcggCCTCTTTGTTCACTTCAAAATCGGTGAGGAAGGAAGTCGCCGTTACAATTTCCTTGTCCCGTTCATTCCGCATTGTGATGTTGCTGGACTGGGATCCTTTCTAATGGCACGATTTTGGCCTTCATCTTGTTTGTTGCTTGTATGATGAAGGTATTCTTCATCTTTGATCACCTATCCCTACTATTCTCTGTATAGCTACAACATGTTCACGCCAGTACATACCACGTTCGGGGCGTTGATGCTCTTCCAGGGCTCTACAGGATTGCTGTTGCACAATGGGGCGGTTTTCGGCATTTCTTCGCTCCTGTCGGGCGCTCTTTTGAATCCGACGAGGGATAATGTGGCTCTCATTGCTGGTCTAGTGTCAAGTGTTGTCCCCGTCGCTCTTTTCTTGCCGTCTGCCATCCCATCATATCCCACTGCACCAAGTTCCTGGGGGTCGTGGCTCTTGACCGTGGGCCATGGGTTTCTGCTGGGATGGGGTACAAAGGTAGATGACGCTGAGTTCCCTCTCGAGAAAAGACAGCCGTAGGTGCTGACGGTCTTATGGGATAGAATGGTCGAGGTTGCACGTCCGGCCACATGCTCTGTGGCATTTCTCGATTGTCGCCACGCTCGTTCATTGCTACCGCTgtcttcttc harbors:
- a CDS encoding S9 family peptidase (CAZy:CE10;~COG:O;~EggNog:ENOG410PH95;~InterPro:IPR001375,IPR029058,IPR011042;~MEROPS:MER0018170;~PFAM:PF01738,PF00326,PF08840;~go_function: GO:0008236 - serine-type peptidase activity [Evidence IEA];~go_process: GO:0006508 - proteolysis [Evidence IEA]); protein product: MASSAEPQTAPFGTWDSPITAATLTSKGISFAGIAATADGIIYVNEGRPAEEGRNCIVEWRNNQPRDALPAAYSARTAVHGYGGAAFNTTSDGKVIFADWKTHGVYILDPATCDVAAAVEPDEKIWYAAFNSHPKRPELVFAIREDHHGKEVVNELVVIDTENKKVEVAATGADFYSHPTFSPTGDRVSWIQWDHPEMPWTGTELYSAPWKDEKVGTPVKLAGNGDEESILQPRWGPDGTLFFVSDRTGYWQFYRWSPDGSDAPRAIVIEGLEKGEFAHPEWLLGSCTYVLPNANTIVAAWTQNATERLVIIDLEKNTYTFPAHIASLTGIQHSAVALTSPTSIAVIASTPTAPSTVYHISLTSSDASVPTVLRSSTSVTISDIYFSRAQHISFPRTISTHPNTLSHGFFLPPTNPKYDSAPGELPPLIITIHGGPTIHTDPGLSMMWQYYTTRGYAVALLNYAGSSGYGRAYRKLLNGSWGVLDVHDAADCARYLISEGKVHPSRIGITGVSSGGYATLQGICMFPTLFTAAVSVSGISDVEALVAETHKFESHYAFRLLFDDKVPETEEEKRKVYRERSPRFHADIIKAKLLLLQGTADEIVPLNQAQAMADDVQRSGGVAKLVIFEGEGHGYPRKAENGLQAKKVEESWWKENLAEVKGE